The following is a genomic window from Perognathus longimembris pacificus isolate PPM17 chromosome 20, ASM2315922v1, whole genome shotgun sequence.
GGAtgacaaaaaaacaactctagggctgagaatgtggcttagtggtagagtgcttgccagccaTAGATGAAGCACTAGGtgttattcctcagtaccacataaacagaaaaagccagaaatggtgctgtggctcaagtggtagagctctagccttgagcatagagaagtCCAgggagagcccagggcctgagttgaggctccaggactgccaaagaaacaaataaacaaaaaccctccAACTATCTGTGAGTCAAGctacagtggctcactcctataatcctagcaaccgaGGAAGGcaactctgaggatcacagttcaaagccagcccgggcaggaaagtccataaggatcttatctccaagaaaccaccagaaagttggaagtgacactgtgggtgaagtggtagaggactagccttgagctgaagagctcaggaacagcaccaagccCTAGAGTAGAAGCCCTgtgactgggggggaaaaaggaaTTAGTATGAGTTTACAAAGTTAAACTTCTTTCATGTATCCAATTTTGTGGGAGGTCAGAGACATAATTTTTGAATTTCTGGTATATTAGTACATGGAGCACGGTGTTACTTCTGTCCGTAAATGAAGTGTGCACTGCTTCAGGTGAAATGTATATACTATCCATCAACAGTAGTACTCAACACTTGGGGTAAGATCCTGCATCGTGCAGTCTGACAGATATGTGAAATTATGTGATAAATATTGTTAGATATATAGGCCCTGCTGAGTAGAATGTCTTGATCTTGCCTTTTACCATCTCTCACCAAGTCACATCTCTATTGTATAGATGAACAGATGCAGAAAATAATGTGTGCAAGTATGGAGTACTATtcagctacaaaaaaaaatcctataatcCTTTTATTTGTGTCAGTATAAAAATTCATGGTGTCACAAAATCCAGTCACTGACGGCCCAAAGTGGTCATTGCACATTCTTTCTCACATGTGTGGACTCTGAAATCCCTGCTCTCAGTATTCATGTAGTTTGTGGAAATGACTTCACAAGGGGGAAAGCTTTTTGTTGGTGCAAAAACAATGAGTCAACTTCTCTTTCAGCCTACAGCTTTCTGAAATACACAAGACACCAACCTCCAATGAATGAATTGGTTTCTGTGAGCCTGAGTTGGGGGGTCACCTTCCTCCTTCAGACAGGTGGAGGAGTCCTGGGAAATTCTTGCCTCTTTTACCTGTGTACCTGTACGTTTCTCACTGCACGAACATGGAGACCCATAGACCTGATTCTCAACCAGCTGGTCTTTGCCAACACCctggctcttctctccaaagGCGTTCCTCAGACAATGGCAGCGTTTGGGATGAAATCTTTCCTGGGTGAGACTGGGTGCAAGGTGGTGTTCTGTGTTTACCGCGTGTCCAGAGGGGTCACACTCAGCACCACCTGCCTGCTCAGCGGCTTCCAGGCCCTGAAACTCCAGCCCAGTGTGTCTGGCTGTGTGCAGCCCAGGCTGAGGTCTGCCAAGGGCGTCGCTCTCtgctgtgccctctgctggctTCTGCATCTCCTGTTCAATCTGGATGTTGGAATGTGTATAACTGTCTCCAAGGACAGCAAAAACTTGAGCATGTACAGGTTCtgttcccttcctgcctcaggagcAATGGCTTTCCTGACAGGAGCTATGATATTGTTCATCACTGACGCCACGTGCCTGGGCCTCATGGCCTGGGCCAGCGGCTCCATGCTCCTGGTCCTGCACAGACACAGGCAGCGAGTGCAGTACATTTGCAGCCACAGGCTCAGCCCCAGGGCCTCTTTTGAGATGCGAGCTGCTCGCAGCATCCTGGTCCTGGTGAGCCTGTTCCTCTCCTTCTACTCTCTGTCTTCTGCCTTATCCCTGTGCATCACCCAGGTGGGGACCCCGAGCCCCTGGCTGGTGAGCATGTCCTACTTGGCCTCCTCTGGCTTCTCCACCCTCAGCCCCTTGGTGTTCATCTTTAATGATGCCCGTGTCTCCCGGCTCTGCCCTGCCTATTACACAGGAGAAGGATGCTGGCTTTGGTGTCTGGGCTGTCTGCCTTGGAAATCATTACAATTTCCAGACCTTGGCTTATATATGGAACAGTCAAAGCCCAACAGTGGGTAGCAGGCATTTGTGAAAGGCTCCTTAAATTTCCACCATTCGTTGTCTTCATCATTTCTTCCCTTCTGCTGTCTTTCCAAGAGAAACACAAACAGGGATTTGAGCCAGTAGGGACTCAAACACGTTCCTTGTAGACTTTTTCTTAATATCCACAGGACAATGCAACCCCAATGTACATACAGGTCAATGACAAATAGACACAAAAGGTCCTGGAATACAgttccttgtaatcctagccactcaggagggtgaggtctgAGCATCTTGGGTCATaggcagcctggtcagaaaagtctgtgagactaattCTCCAAAGAGGCACCagagaagccagaagtgcagcttgagctcaagtggtagagcaatagcctggagcagaaaaacaaagaaacaaagctcagggacagcaaccaggccatgaattcaaaccctaggaccaccctacaaatggaagaaagaaagagagagagaggaaagaaggaaggaagaaaggaagggaggaaatgacaAGGCAAGGGAAGCAAAGCAAGGTaagcaaagggaaaaaaggaaacaaaaaatgaacaaaagatggCAAAGATgctaatgaaaacagaaaatagaaaaaatggtTTAGAAGTTAACAGTGGAGGTTTGGGGGTTTGGTAGTctctttgcttgcttgtttgattctgctgatcctgggacttgacgcaaggcttgggcactatccctaagcttcatCTGCTTACTGCTAGagcttgaccacttgagtcacagagccatttctgcaTTTTTCTGAGTCTTTTTGTGAGAGCCCAAGAAGCCGAGCTGGAAGGCCCAAAAAGATTGGGTGtttgggctgtgaatatggcctagtggttaagtgctcgcctcgtatacatgaagccctgtgtgcttgcctcgtatacatgaagccctggattcggttcttcagcaccacatatatagaaaaagccagaagtggcgctgtggctcaaatggtagagtgctagccttgagcaaaaataagccaggggcagtgctcagaccctgaactcaagccccaggactggcaaaaaaaaagagagagagagattaggtgTTTAGTATGCCTTCTTCCAACATACTTGAAAAAGCTGAGTTTCCTAAAAATGTCAATCAGTTCAGGTTTAATAGGGATTCAGATATCTATCCTGGTTGTGTGCTAATCCCCCATAAGCTGTGTGGGAGCCCAAGGATAGACAAATTGTAAGCTGTGTAGTGTTTAGCTCTAGTTCCCAAGATGAGGAAGTCATCTACCATTTATTCAAAATACTTTCAGTGTTGTTGCTTAAAACTTACTCTCTGCACACACTTCCCTTTCTGAAATGCAACCAAAACCCTGGTGTAGGGAACCTTCTGATCTGGAGCTGGTGAAAGGCCACAGGTCCCCTGGCACCCCAGACTTCAGTTCCATGGTCTGGTCTCCATTACTGCCTTCTCCACAATCGCTGCAGGTTGTGGCATTTATTAGACGTAAAAGTCTCataagactgggaatgtggcttagcgatagaatgcttgcctagcacgcatgaagccgtgggttccattccttagtaccacatatacagcaaacacCTCAAGGGgcattgtgggtcaagtggtagagggctagcctcaaacaaaagttgctcaggggcagtgttcaggctgagttcaagcctcaggactggcaaaaaaaaaaaaaaaagagtctctaaaACTTCCCTGCCAGGTTGTCAGTGTGAGGTTCACCCCAGGGAGGGTTCTGTGCACATGCCCCCGTTTAAGTGTGTACCCAGtgtctgtgttacctaggtacctggcacacctgaaggcaggtgcctcccccttctctgaggtcacaaccaatccacctggccatacctccaactatccctatataatctggctcaacacgagTCCttgctccttttcctttctctcttatattgtcttctttgtttgtttctttttttttctttttatctttctctctctttctttttttctttctttctttcttccttccttctttctttctttctttctttctttctttctttctttctttctttctttctttctttctttctttctttctttctctttttcctcttttcttcccctctgtccCCATGCACCAccatcttgtgcaggctggcagtttgctctccccccaataaactcttctctgcctgaactatGTGGTATGTTTCCTTTCTGATGAACCTTACATCTGGCACTGAGACCTGGTAGGAGACAAGAGTAAAGAGTGGctggatctcctcctcccccttctcttctgagggttaatttGCCTCCTTGGTCGCCCCTCTTGCACCAAACTGCCAAAAGCCAGAGGAACCTCACCTCTGACTTCTCACATTTATCATTGCTGGCTATGCATTCTCTACACCATCTCCTCTGTatgtctggtgagtgactcctgTCTACGGGTCTTCTTTGTCTGACCACCATTCCAGaggacccccccgccccctcatTGTTGAAAGCTTCCCATATGTCCTTATAGACACTCCCTCTACATAATTGTAGACCCCTGTCTACATCCTTATAGACCCCCTCTACGTCTTTATTGCAGtcctatgtcctcaccagactactccataaagtcaaaattcCTCAAAGGATAgaaatcagtctcaatggcccaaacttttggcttgtgcccttcAAGTGTGTGACacaggctgggttccagggacaCCCCTCTACATTCCCTAAGTGACACAGATActaggcacagacttaaacaagggcatctgcatggagccctcctggggtgaACCTTACAAGCAGGAACtagaatcctcagctctcagcctcctgagtagctaggattataggcctgagccacccactCTCTGCTTTTATCATGATTTCTGATAGGGAGATcacaagcctggtgccagtggctcatacctgtaattctagctccatGCAAAAGTAGATTTCCTAGCAGATTACAGTGGAACTCAGGGGTTAATTACAGAGCATTTAAAAAACAACCTAGCAAAGCTGACCCCAGTAGAAGTAAACAGATGAAACCTACAGGAGCAGTTATGGTCAAGAAATCTAGCAGGATCATTTACAAATGTCCATGTGGTCATTCCATTTCCACAAGGTCCACATAGTCCACAGTGTTCGCCTAGAAGCTCAAGCAGACTCACTCCAAATAAAAGAATGGTGGAAACCTAGGCATCCAAGATGGTGCCCACTATGAGGCTACTTCAGGAGGTTTTGTTtaagatgaagccctggggttggtGGTGGGCAATGATTTCTAGACACCCACCTTTAGTGCAGCAGTGTTCACAAAAGCCACGTGTAGAATAGGTCTAGGTTTAGAGCCACAGATGGATGTagaatatatcatatatgtattattatatgTGTAGATAATGAGTATTATTCAGAGATGAAGAATGAAATTGCATCATCATTAGGAAAATTAATACACTAGAAATCAATGTGTTTTTCTCAAATATGAATCTACTCtggttttcttaaaaaataaaaacagaacatgaAGGGTAGAAGGAGGGACATGAAGAAGTCGGTCAATAGATGGGAGACACATCAAGACAAGGACTTGGGGGAAGTGTACATTTATACACCACAGAAGTGTAAAATCTTCATATAAGaaagtttgagggctgggaatatggcctagtggcaagagtgcttgcctcgtatacatgaggccctgggttcgattccccagcaccacatatacagaaaatggccagaactggtgctgtggctcaagtggcagagtgctagccttgagcaagaagaagccagggacagtgctcaggccttgagtccaagccataggactggccaaaaaaaaaaaaaaaaaaacaaaaaagaaagaaagtttgatAATGAAACttgttattttgtacaattaatacatgctaatgAAAAGACACCatgaaggccaggcactggtgtctcaggcctgtcatcctagctactcaggaggctgaggtctgaggttttcggttcaaagccagcaggaaaatccttgaaactcgtatctccaatgaaccaccaaaaaccagaagtggagctgtggctcagaataGCAGAGTGTGCAGAGCTCAAGTTCCAGAACTGGGGTGAATGTGTGctcctgtgcacacacactcacagacgcacacacacacacacacacacacacagatatcatgaagaaaaactgaagaaaatatgCAAGGAAAACGTTTAATGACAGAATTTGACTGTTCTGAACAAAGATGCAGTGGTGGGCGCACTGTGGAGGAGATCTGGGGTTGGATTCATTTCCAGGAAGCCCTCTCATTCCTGGGCTAGAGTGAGAACCACACAgggctcagctctgggtgctgtGGTCAGCTCTCAGGCAGACCAGCTGGGCCCCCAGGACATCTTGTGCACAGTTTTGGGGTATCTTCGAGATCAGCACCACGCTGCCCATGCTCCTCAGCCTGGTGTGTCCTGGAGAGTCCCCAGGAATGGAGGGGCagggaactggggcttgagtccCCTGAGGTATGCAAAGTGGGGAACATTCATGGGTACCTGGGTTGGTGTTCATGGAGCAAGGGCTGGACCCTGAGATCCACAGGGCAGGCAGAGGAAAGAAGAACTAGAGGGTCATTGTGGGAGTGCAGTATTTGTGGAAGAGAAGGTGAGCTAGGGAGAGTGGtggggaatgagagagagagagagagagagagagagagagagagagagagagagagagagagagagagaattgttcCTAGTACCTGTCAAGGCCATGCAGCAAGGAGCAAACTTGGTGCCATTATCTCCCACCCATACTGACCTAACTTCCCTCAGTGAAGCCCCAAGACCTAAGTTCTTTTTCTTAAGCCCCATCACCAATCCCCTTCACTCCTTTCCATGAAGCCCCACCCCAGAGCACCTAACTTCCTGCATTAATCACCACCTGAAAATATGGAACCTCTTAAATTAAGCCCCGCCCCCAAGGACTGAACTTTCTTCCATTAAGCCCCAGCTCCTAATGGTTCACATCTTTATCGCATAGCTCAAGTTTAGTACAGCAATATGCCATGAGCGGTTCTTCCCTTGGTGCCACAACCCAGGGACCAGGAGGCAAATGCCACACCCAGTGTCCCGCAGCCTGATGCCAAGGCCTTCTCCATCAGCACAGCATGACCCTCACACTCGCAGCTCGTCTAGACTTCAGTGAGCTGGGAAGGTGGGAAGTGTGGGTACCGTGGTGCCCCACAGGGGCCCCTGGCTAGGGAGGCTGTGGGAGGAGCACCCCTCTCATGGGGAACTAACTCTCTTCCAGCTGGAGTCTGGACTCCACTGCCTGGGGCCAAATGGGTgagtgcctccctcctccctggggaCAGGGCCACCCCTGGGCGGTGGGAATGGACATCAGCAGGTTGGGCTAGGCTGGGGACACCTGGGGACAAATAATGGGATGTTCTGGGGTGCAGTCTCTGATGGCCTTTCAGGGAATGaggtttagtggtagagggcttgcgtagcatgcatgaagccctgggtttaattcctttgtaccacacacagaaaaagccagaagtggtgatgtggctcaagtggcagagtgctagccttgagcacagagaggttcaaggacagtgcccaggccatgagttcaagccccaggactggcaaaaaaacaaagaagcaacaacacaaaaaaccccaattaactaacaaatacttgccagagctATTTTTCTGTGGGTCAGATTAAATACAGCAGAGGGAGAAATCGGCACTGTAACGTCAGAACTCAGTAGACGAGACGATGGTTTTCACACAGCAACTGATGAACTATATAACACTTTGGGAAACTACTTAAGATTGAAACTGTTGTCAACTTTGTATTCAAGGTGGCATGCATACTAGGAAAATACCTATTAAAAACTTGGCAAACTTAATAGTGCACAATTACtttcatagatggacataaagaatgagatgTGGTTGCTACATCAATGGATTCATTTTGACCTTATTTCAATCATAGCCCGCTTAATTACataccaattttacaattattttataataagcCTTATCTTATAAAAATTTAAGACATACTCATGCCATCTGCTGCCTGCTAGACCCTACTGGAGTATggcttattttctgtcttttttcattttggaatgaacatttaagacaatttttactttccaaatcctttcttatccaaaGGAAACCAATTTTGTTTTCTCAATTCCCTTTTCCAACGCTTTCTTTactaatttttccctttttatttacatttccttatctTCTTACAGATGTTTTAATTGCATTTTGAATTAACTCTTGGAAAacttttgaactcaaatgacatagCTTCTCTTAATGTAAGGTAATAAGCCTTAGACACATTTCTTGCAGTCCAATATTTTTCATTAGTTTTTAAAATAGGGAGAATAGGAGACTTACATGTGGACTGGTCACTGTACGAAAGATCCAAATTTAGAAAACGTGAAGAATCTCAGACCATTGTTTGCTTTTTACAAAATGCATGTAATTGCAAGAGAATATTGAAATTTAAAGTGAATAGTGGGAAGGAATAAGGTTAGAAAAACCCTAAATCCTCAAGAAACTTACATTTTGCTAAGGCAAATTACTTGATTATAGTTCTGAATTaccttgaacaagtttacacagaCGCAGacattctggaattccagtggccaAAGGATATTACTTTAAGCAAGCaaatagacaagagagggagagagggagaggaggagagagggacagaaag
Proteins encoded in this region:
- the LOC125368134 gene encoding vomeronasal type-1 receptor 1-like, giving the protein MIFFITDATCLGLMAWASGSMLLVLHRHRQRVQYICSHRLSPRASCEMRAGRSILVLVSLFLSFYSLSSVLFLCITQVGTPSPWLTGGGVLGNSCLFYLCTCTFLTARTWRPIDLILNQLVFANTLALLSKGVPQTMAAFGMKSFLGETGCKVVFCVYRVSRGVTLSTTCLLSGFQALKLQPSVSGCVQPRLRSAKGVALCCALCWLLHLLFNLDVGMCITVSKDSKNLSMYRFCSLPASGAMAFLTGAMILFITDATCLGLMAWASGSMLLVLHRHRQRVQYICSHRLSPRASFEMRAARSILVLVSLFLSFYSLSSALSLCITQVGTPSPWLVSMSYLASSGFSTLSPLVFIFNDARVSRLCPAYYTGEGCWLWCLGCLPWKSLQFPDLGLYMEQSKPNSG